The Deltaproteobacteria bacterium genome window below encodes:
- the cbiB gene encoding adenosylcobinamide-phosphate synthase CbiB → MRRRTDVNLSDTASLLLAAMVFDAFIGDPRWLYRVVPHPTVVVGRVLAFCDGRLNRPAFGRAGRRAAGAISTVAVVASCGVLAALISAGLSGWPVGFWVEALLVSVLIAQNSLYRHVVDVARALERDGVDAGRSAVAHIVGRDPESLDAHGVARGAVESLAENFSDGVVAPVLWGLLLGLPGIAAYKALNTADSMIGHHDHRYRDFGWAAARLDDVANWVPARVAGVLLAVAGAPSKAGSAMHGLKIMWRDGGTHRSVNGGYPEGAMAGVLGLRLAGPRRYRGVVTADPWLGDGAAEATAADIRRALRVYVGACLLLAVLVGALFAALWFLAGAPVPASNAMA, encoded by the coding sequence TTGCGCCGACGGACCGATGTGAACCTCTCCGACACCGCATCTCTTTTGCTGGCGGCGATGGTGTTCGACGCCTTCATCGGGGATCCCCGCTGGCTATACCGGGTTGTCCCGCATCCTACGGTGGTCGTGGGCCGGGTGCTGGCGTTCTGCGACGGCCGATTGAATCGCCCCGCCTTCGGCCGCGCGGGCCGCCGCGCCGCGGGAGCCATCTCCACGGTGGCCGTCGTCGCCTCGTGCGGCGTGCTGGCGGCGCTGATCAGTGCCGGCCTGAGCGGATGGCCGGTCGGATTCTGGGTGGAGGCTCTGCTGGTCTCGGTACTGATTGCCCAGAATAGCCTATACCGGCATGTCGTCGACGTCGCCCGGGCGCTGGAGCGCGACGGCGTCGATGCCGGCCGGAGCGCCGTCGCCCACATCGTTGGCCGCGACCCCGAATCCCTGGATGCCCACGGCGTAGCCCGGGGCGCCGTCGAATCGCTGGCCGAGAACTTCAGCGACGGCGTGGTGGCGCCGGTCCTGTGGGGTCTGCTTCTCGGCCTGCCGGGCATCGCGGCCTACAAGGCGCTCAACACCGCCGACAGCATGATCGGCCACCACGACCACCGTTACCGGGACTTCGGCTGGGCGGCGGCGCGCCTGGACGACGTCGCCAACTGGGTGCCGGCGCGCGTCGCCGGCGTCCTGTTGGCCGTTGCCGGCGCACCATCGAAGGCCGGCAGCGCGATGCACGGCCTGAAGATCATGTGGCGGGATGGCGGCACCCACCGCTCGGTCAACGGCGGCTATCCGGAGGGCGCCATGGCCGGCGTGTTGGGCTTGCGTCTGGCCGGACCGCGCCGATACCGGGGCGTCGTGACCGCCGACCCGTGGCTGGGCGACGGCGCCGCCGAGGCGACCGCCGCCGACATCCGGCGCGCGCTCCGCGTCTATGTCGGCGCCTGCCTGCTCCTGGCCGTGCTGGTGGGAGCGCTGTTCGCCGCGTTGTGGTTTCTGGCTGGGGCGCCCGTGCCCGCGTCCAACGCCATGGCGTAG
- the cobD gene encoding threonine-phosphate decarboxylase CobD: protein MGLSSFQPRHGGDLAAAQRTFGSPPCGWLDLSTGVNPWPYPYGTISPETLTRLPQDDAMAALLAAAREAYGIAPARGLAAAPGSQALFQLLPTMRTLCRVAVLAPTYDEHAVAWRRLGHVVEEVGSLGERPDADVVVVVNPNNPDGRTTDRKTLARAAEELARRGGWLVVDETFADVAPDVSLASAPGFPNTLIVRSFGKFFGLPGLRLGFVAGPPTLVDGIARRLGPWAVSGPALEIGRQALADTDWIVRTRARLAEMRLQLDSVLSGAGLTLVGGTDLFRLVETAGARDLSHRLGRAGILVRSFDRHPGWLRIGLPPSADALQRLSAELKGAW from the coding sequence GTGGGATTGAGCTCCTTCCAGCCGCGGCACGGCGGCGATCTTGCGGCTGCCCAGCGGACATTCGGCTCGCCGCCGTGCGGATGGCTTGATCTCTCCACCGGCGTCAACCCCTGGCCCTATCCGTACGGCACCATCAGCCCGGAAACCCTGACCCGCTTGCCGCAGGATGACGCGATGGCGGCGTTGCTGGCGGCGGCGCGGGAGGCCTATGGGATTGCGCCCGCCCGTGGTCTGGCGGCGGCTCCGGGAAGTCAGGCGTTGTTCCAGTTGCTGCCAACCATGAGGACCCTGTGCCGGGTGGCGGTCCTGGCGCCCACCTACGACGAACATGCCGTCGCATGGCGCCGCCTGGGGCACGTCGTGGAAGAGGTCGGCTCGCTCGGGGAACGTCCCGACGCCGACGTGGTCGTGGTGGTCAACCCCAACAATCCCGACGGCCGCACCACGGACCGGAAGACGCTGGCGCGAGCGGCCGAGGAACTGGCGCGACGCGGCGGCTGGCTCGTCGTCGACGAAACCTTTGCGGACGTCGCGCCCGATGTCAGCCTGGCATCGGCTCCGGGCTTTCCCAATACGTTGATCGTGCGCTCTTTCGGCAAGTTCTTCGGCCTCCCCGGCTTGCGGCTGGGCTTCGTGGCCGGCCCGCCAACGCTGGTGGACGGCATCGCGCGGCGTCTGGGCCCCTGGGCCGTCTCCGGGCCCGCCCTGGAGATCGGCAGGCAGGCGCTGGCCGACACGGACTGGATCGTCCGCACCCGCGCCCGGCTGGCGGAGATGAGGCTACAGCTTGACAGCGTTCTCTCGGGAGCCGGCCTGACCCTTGTCGGCGGCACCGATCTGTTCCGGTTGGTGGAAACGGCCGGAGCCCGTGACCTCTCTCACCGCCTCGGCCGGGCCGGGATCCTGGTCCGGTCCTTCGATCGTCATCCAGGCTGGCTCAGGATCGGTCTGCCCCCGTCGGCGGATGCTCTGCAACGGCTTTCGGCGGAGTTGAAGGGGGCTTGGTGA
- a CDS encoding alpha-ribazole phosphatase family protein: protein MRLILIRHTRPAVADNVCYGVTDVDVAPTFEEDTARVLATLPAVERLVTSPLRRCARLAERIGAARGLVPVVDNRIREMDFGRWERLPWSAIDRTELDAWAADFLHARPHGGESVAMVSERVSSALADYRRSGVSHAVVTHAGIIKAARAAAGCADAWMTSAGFGDAVHIEFPAEPERSPSGPREVESWD, encoded by the coding sequence ATGCGCTTGATTCTCATTCGTCATACCCGGCCCGCTGTCGCGGATAACGTGTGTTACGGCGTCACGGACGTAGACGTGGCGCCGACGTTCGAGGAGGATACGGCGCGCGTGTTGGCGACCCTGCCGGCGGTGGAGCGGCTGGTGACCAGCCCGTTGCGCCGTTGCGCACGGCTGGCGGAACGGATCGGCGCGGCTCGCGGTCTCGTCCCGGTGGTCGACAACAGGATTAGGGAGATGGACTTCGGTCGTTGGGAGCGCTTGCCGTGGAGTGCCATCGACCGGACGGAGCTGGACGCGTGGGCGGCGGACTTCCTTCACGCACGGCCCCACGGCGGCGAGAGCGTGGCGATGGTATCAGAGCGGGTCAGTTCCGCGCTGGCCGACTACCGCCGGAGCGGCGTGTCTCATGCGGTGGTGACTCACGCGGGTATCATCAAGGCCGCGCGGGCCGCGGCAGGCTGCGCGGACGCATGGATGACATCGGCGGGTTTCGGCGATGCGGTGCACATCGAGTTTCCGGCCGAACCGGAACGCTCACCATCGGGTCCGCGCGAGGTGGAGTCGTGGGATTGA
- a CDS encoding adenosylcobinamide-GDP ribazoletransferase gives MREELAVFLLAVQFLTRVPVSSADLFTEARFAAATRYYPLVGALVGAVAGVVFWFAHLVFPITLSVVLATTAVLLVTGAFHEDGFADACDGLGGGATREQALEIMRDSRLGTYGAAGLGLMLAAKILALGAAPAVVIPWLLVAAHAASRASAVLAIATGRYVREAGAAKPVADGVAPAGLALALATGAAAVAVLWHLASPAAMLAGFIGLAIGHVVMRGLYERKLGGYTGDCLGAVQQTSELGLYLGVVAVL, from the coding sequence GTGCGTGAAGAACTGGCGGTGTTTCTCTTGGCGGTGCAGTTTCTCACGCGCGTTCCGGTGTCGTCGGCCGACCTCTTCACCGAGGCGCGCTTTGCCGCCGCTACCCGATACTATCCTCTGGTGGGTGCTCTGGTGGGCGCGGTCGCGGGCGTGGTGTTTTGGTTCGCGCACTTGGTCTTTCCCATAACGCTGTCGGTGGTTCTCGCAACCACTGCGGTGCTCCTGGTCACCGGCGCGTTCCACGAGGACGGGTTCGCCGACGCCTGCGACGGCCTCGGCGGCGGCGCCACGCGCGAGCAGGCACTGGAGATCATGCGTGACAGCCGCCTCGGCACCTACGGCGCGGCCGGCCTCGGCCTGATGCTGGCCGCCAAGATACTGGCGCTGGGGGCCGCGCCGGCGGTGGTGATCCCGTGGCTCCTGGTGGCGGCCCACGCCGCGAGCCGCGCCTCGGCGGTGCTCGCCATTGCGACGGGCCGGTACGTGCGGGAGGCCGGCGCGGCCAAGCCGGTGGCGGACGGCGTGGCGCCGGCCGGTCTGGCTCTGGCGCTAGCCACTGGGGCCGCGGCCGTGGCGGTGCTGTGGCATCTGGCATCCCCGGCGGCGATGCTGGCCGGTTTCATCGGGCTTGCGATCGGTCACGTCGTCATGCGTGGATTGTACGAACGAAAACTCGGCGGTTATACGGGGGACTGCCTCGGCGCCGTGCAACAGACCAGCGAGTTGGGGCTCTACCTCGGCGTCGTCGCGGTTTTGTAG
- the cobT gene encoding nicotinate-nucleotide--dimethylbenzimidazole phosphoribosyltransferase → MFHVPPVSHALDDAIRRAIDGKTKPLGALGVLENVAAQIARIQNTLTPRLRHCRLTIFAGDHGIAGEGVSPYPQTVTRQMVANFLAGGAAANVFARANGVDLQVVDAGVAGEPMEAPGLVSRRIAAGTRNCAVEPAMSPEQCEEALRAGEALGAAVAADAAAFGEMGIGNTSSATLVAHKLTGAGLDSLVGRGAGLDDAGLERKREILDRAARRTAARLDGQDALREYGGFEMVMMAGAMVGAARAGAVVLVDGFIAGAVALAAVRLAPALREYLVFAHRSAEHGHGAVLLALDARPLLALDMRLGEGTGALLAWPVLKCAAAMLSEMASFESAGVSGPA, encoded by the coding sequence GTGTTCCATGTTCCGCCCGTCTCCCACGCGCTCGACGACGCGATCCGGCGCGCCATCGACGGCAAGACCAAGCCCTTGGGCGCCTTGGGAGTGCTGGAGAACGTCGCGGCGCAGATCGCGCGCATCCAGAACACCCTGACTCCAAGGCTGCGCCACTGCCGTCTCACCATCTTCGCCGGCGACCACGGAATCGCCGGCGAGGGTGTGTCTCCCTATCCGCAAACCGTGACCCGTCAGATGGTCGCCAACTTCCTTGCCGGCGGCGCGGCCGCCAACGTGTTCGCCCGCGCCAACGGCGTGGACCTGCAGGTGGTGGACGCCGGAGTCGCCGGTGAACCCATGGAGGCGCCGGGGCTCGTGTCGCGGCGCATCGCCGCGGGCACGCGCAACTGCGCGGTGGAGCCGGCCATGTCCCCGGAGCAATGCGAAGAAGCCCTGCGCGCCGGCGAGGCCCTCGGCGCGGCGGTGGCGGCGGACGCCGCTGCCTTCGGCGAGATGGGAATCGGCAACACTTCCTCGGCCACGCTGGTGGCACACAAGCTTACGGGCGCCGGGCTGGACTCGCTCGTGGGGCGCGGCGCCGGCCTCGACGACGCCGGTCTGGAGCGCAAGCGTGAGATCCTTGATCGCGCGGCCCGGCGTACCGCCGCGCGGCTGGACGGCCAGGACGCGTTGCGGGAATACGGCGGCTTCGAGATGGTCATGATGGCGGGAGCCATGGTGGGAGCGGCCCGCGCCGGGGCGGTGGTGCTGGTGGACGGGTTCATCGCCGGCGCGGTCGCCCTGGCCGCGGTGCGTTTGGCGCCCGCGCTGCGGGAGTACCTCGTGTTCGCCCACCGGTCCGCCGAGCACGGTCACGGCGCGGTGCTGCTGGCGTTGGACGCACGCCCGCTGCTGGCCCTGGACATGCGCCTCGGTGAAGGCACCGGCGCGCTGCTCGCCTGGCCGGTGCTCAAGTGTGCGGCGGCCATGCTTTCGGAGATGGCAAGCTTCGAGAGCGCCGGGGTGAGCGGTCCGGCGTGA
- a CDS encoding ABC transporter substrate-binding protein, translating into MSLDYCADQFVLGLAERGDIAAVSPDAVAAFSYMRAAAAGLPAVRPRAEDVLALQPDLVVRSYGGGPNARGFFERAGVPVLQIGFADDIDGARAVIRHAARGLGAPERGETLIAGMDARLRAARVHALGSRALYMTPAGYTAGPGTLVDDLFAAAGLDNFQSRPGWRPIPLERLAYENPDLIAKAAFGKGTSHDDAWTSFRHPVVRRAARSVPAAVIDGATTSCGAWFLADAVAALATLHDKLPQAAP; encoded by the coding sequence GTGAGCCTGGACTATTGCGCGGACCAGTTCGTGCTCGGGCTGGCCGAGCGCGGCGACATCGCGGCGGTTTCGCCGGACGCCGTTGCGGCCTTCTCCTACATGCGAGCGGCCGCCGCGGGGTTGCCGGCGGTGCGGCCCCGGGCCGAGGACGTGCTGGCCCTCCAGCCGGACCTGGTGGTCCGTTCCTATGGCGGCGGACCCAATGCGCGGGGGTTCTTCGAGCGGGCCGGCGTGCCGGTGCTGCAGATAGGGTTCGCCGATGACATCGACGGCGCCCGGGCGGTGATCCGGCACGCGGCCCGAGGGCTCGGCGCGCCGGAACGCGGCGAAACGTTGATCGCCGGGATGGACGCGCGGCTCCGGGCGGCGCGAGTCCATGCACTCGGCAGCCGAGCGCTGTACATGACGCCGGCCGGCTATACGGCCGGGCCCGGCACCTTGGTGGACGACCTGTTCGCGGCCGCGGGCCTCGACAACTTCCAGTCGCGCCCCGGGTGGCGGCCGATTCCGCTTGAGCGTCTGGCCTACGAGAACCCCGATCTGATCGCCAAGGCCGCCTTCGGTAAGGGCACGAGTCACGACGACGCCTGGACCTCGTTCCGCCACCCCGTCGTCCGGCGCGCCGCGCGGTCGGTGCCGGCTGCGGTCATCGACGGCGCCACCACCTCGTGCGGGGCGTGGTTCCTGGCCGACGCGGTGGCAGCCCTGGCGACCCTTCACGACAAGCTCCCCCAGGCAGCGCCGTGA
- a CDS encoding iron ABC transporter permease produces MALTGVTLLALAAACLVGSTPLGVERVLTALAGGASAGDRVVVWEIRLPRAVAAFAVGAALGASGAALQGLLRNPLAEPGVLGVSATAALGATFVIYYGLASAGALALPMAAIAGALAATVLLTAAAPRVGSVVTLILVGVGLSSFAGALTALLMNLAPHPFSLSDMLNWMLGTVANRSFADLVPTAPFLVAGLAVLAAGRRGLSALTLGEEAAAGVGLDLPRTRRLVVLGAGLATGAAVAIAGAIGFVGIVAPHLVRPLVNYDPARTLAPSALLAGLILVLADIGVRVAPTDTELKLGVVAALLGAPVFIWIVAARRVPSG; encoded by the coding sequence ATGGCGCTGACGGGCGTCACCCTCTTGGCTCTGGCGGCGGCGTGCCTGGTGGGGTCCACTCCCCTGGGCGTCGAACGCGTCCTGACCGCGCTGGCGGGTGGCGCATCCGCCGGCGACCGCGTGGTGGTGTGGGAGATCCGCTTGCCGCGGGCGGTGGCGGCGTTCGCGGTGGGAGCGGCCCTGGGGGCCTCGGGCGCAGCCTTGCAGGGCCTTCTACGCAACCCGCTGGCCGAGCCCGGCGTTCTCGGCGTTTCCGCCACCGCCGCCCTCGGCGCCACCTTCGTCATCTACTACGGCCTTGCGAGCGCCGGCGCCCTGGCGCTGCCCATGGCCGCCATAGCGGGCGCCCTGGCGGCCACGGTCCTGCTGACGGCGGCGGCACCGCGCGTGGGCTCGGTGGTCACGCTGATCCTGGTCGGAGTCGGGCTGTCGAGCTTCGCCGGGGCGCTGACGGCCTTGCTGATGAATCTCGCGCCGCACCCGTTCTCGCTGTCCGACATGCTCAACTGGATGCTGGGCACCGTGGCCAACCGGAGCTTCGCTGACCTCGTGCCCACCGCGCCCTTCCTGGTGGCGGGTCTGGCAGTCCTCGCCGCCGGCCGACGCGGCCTTTCGGCGCTGACCCTGGGTGAGGAAGCGGCGGCGGGGGTGGGGCTCGACCTGCCCCGGACCCGGCGGCTCGTGGTGTTGGGCGCGGGGCTGGCCACCGGCGCCGCCGTGGCCATTGCGGGGGCCATCGGCTTCGTCGGCATCGTCGCACCCCACCTGGTGCGGCCCCTGGTGAATTACGACCCGGCGCGCACGCTGGCGCCGTCGGCTTTGCTCGCGGGGCTCATTCTCGTGTTGGCGGACATCGGTGTGAGGGTGGCCCCCACCGACACGGAGCTCAAGCTCGGCGTGGTGGCGGCGCTGCTGGGAGCGCCGGTCTTCATATGGATCGTCGCCGCGAGGCGGGTACCCAGTGGCTGA
- a CDS encoding ABC transporter ATP-binding protein, translated as MAELSIHGIDVTLARRAVLQDVSLQAAPGEMVVVLGPNGAGKTVLLRAVLGLVKRDGGSVTAGGDDPARLPAAERARRIAYLPQSRPLAWPVRVRDVVALGRFAHGASPGRLGDEDAATVERTLSACDLDALADRRCDTLSGGELSRVHLARAMAAETPVLLVDEPTEALDPLHQYQVMRLIRAYADAGNCALVVLHEAALAARFADRLAWISGGRIVADGPPEETLTPERMAEVYGVRAAVRRVEDDWVVAVSGPA; from the coding sequence GTGGCTGAGTTGTCGATCCACGGAATCGACGTGACGCTCGCTCGGCGTGCCGTGCTGCAAGACGTGTCCTTGCAGGCAGCGCCGGGCGAGATGGTCGTCGTGCTCGGGCCCAACGGCGCCGGCAAGACCGTGTTGCTTCGCGCCGTCCTGGGGCTGGTGAAACGCGACGGAGGCAGCGTCACCGCCGGCGGCGACGACCCCGCGCGTCTGCCCGCGGCCGAACGCGCCCGGCGCATCGCCTATCTCCCGCAGTCGCGGCCGCTAGCGTGGCCCGTCCGGGTGCGTGACGTCGTGGCCTTGGGACGCTTCGCCCACGGCGCTTCACCCGGACGGCTCGGCGACGAAGATGCGGCGACGGTGGAACGTACGCTGTCCGCCTGTGACCTGGACGCCCTGGCCGACCGCCGGTGCGATACCCTCTCCGGAGGGGAACTCTCCCGCGTCCACCTGGCCCGGGCCATGGCCGCGGAAACGCCGGTCCTGCTTGTCGACGAACCCACGGAAGCGCTGGATCCGCTCCACCAATACCAGGTGATGCGCCTGATCCGCGCATACGCGGACGCCGGCAACTGCGCGCTGGTGGTACTGCACGAGGCCGCCCTGGCCGCGCGCTTCGCGGACCGCCTGGCGTGGATCTCTGGCGGGCGGATCGTCGCGGACGGACCGCCCGAGGAAACGCTGACGCCGGAACGGATGGCCGAGGTTTACGGCGTGCGCGCCGCGGTGCGCCGCGTCGAAGACGACTGGGTGGTGGCCGTGAGCGGGCCGGCATGA
- a CDS encoding NAD(P)-dependent oxidoreductase, with protein MSTLITGIGLVGTAFAQRALQRGEKIVFYDMAPRMDFLERKLGKVDVTVLKRDIRDLPALIDAMQTHEVDTVLHTAGLIGGAVANPVYSGLQINVMGTVNVAEAVRLTGVKRLIQISTMGVYNRRMEGDEPIGEGFNRGDGNAYGNSKVAKELMVEAYQRLYGFELIVLRLANVFGFGHFAGGSAGGEMLQNLVESGLTGRVAHIPQESTRDFEYVYFKDVGRALELAATIPAPAETTFNIGTGVVVTFDDLVSLVQGLLPKLDVEIIPGKPPRSSKQPMVITRAKEVLGWEPEFTVEEGFKAYIEDMKAAGVG; from the coding sequence ATGAGCACTCTGATAACCGGCATCGGCCTCGTGGGCACCGCCTTCGCGCAACGCGCGCTGCAACGGGGCGAGAAGATTGTCTTTTACGACATGGCGCCGCGGATGGATTTCCTCGAACGCAAGCTGGGCAAGGTGGACGTGACCGTGCTGAAGCGCGACATCCGGGACCTGCCGGCGCTGATCGACGCCATGCAGACCCACGAGGTGGATACGGTGCTGCACACCGCCGGCCTCATCGGCGGCGCGGTGGCCAACCCCGTCTACAGCGGTCTCCAGATCAACGTCATGGGCACCGTCAACGTGGCCGAGGCAGTGCGCCTCACCGGCGTGAAGCGGCTGATCCAGATCAGCACCATGGGCGTGTACAACCGCCGCATGGAGGGCGACGAGCCCATCGGAGAAGGGTTCAACCGGGGCGACGGCAACGCCTACGGCAACTCCAAGGTGGCCAAGGAACTCATGGTGGAGGCCTACCAGCGGCTCTACGGCTTCGAGCTCATTGTGCTGCGGCTCGCCAACGTGTTCGGCTTCGGGCACTTCGCGGGCGGCTCCGCCGGCGGCGAAATGCTGCAGAACCTCGTGGAGTCCGGCCTGACCGGGCGCGTCGCCCACATCCCGCAGGAATCCACGCGCGACTTCGAGTACGTTTACTTCAAGGACGTGGGCCGGGCCCTCGAGTTGGCCGCCACCATTCCCGCCCCGGCGGAGACCACCTTCAACATCGGCACCGGCGTGGTGGTCACCTTCGACGACTTGGTTTCCCTGGTGCAAGGGCTTCTGCCGAAGCTGGACGTGGAAATCATTCCCGGCAAGCCGCCGCGCTCCTCGAAACAGCCCATGGTCATCACCCGCGCCAAGGAAGTGCTCGGCTGGGAGCCCGAGTTCACCGTGGAGGAAGGGTTCAAGGCCTACATCGAAGACATGAAGGCGGCCGGCGTCGGGTGA